A segment of the Thermus thermamylovorans genome:
GCCCCCCGGGTGCCGGGCATCGACGGCAAGGCCAAGATGAGCAAGTCCCTGGGGAACACCATCGGCCTTCTGGAGGACGAAAGGAGCATCTGGGAGAAGATCCGCCACCTCCCCGACGACCCCCAGAGGATCCGCCTTGCGGACCCCGGGGACCCGGAGCGCACGGTGGTCTTCACCTACCTCGGCTACTTCGCCCCCAAGGAGCTGGTGGCGGCCCTGAAGGAGGAGTACCGCAAGGCGGGGATCGGCACCCTGGTGGTGAAGCGGATCCTCTTCGAGGAGATGATGAAGGTCCTCCGCCCCATCCGGGAGCGGGCCGAGCAGCTCAAAAAGCACCCCGACCACGTGATGGACGCCCTCCTGGAGGGGGCCAGGCGGGCGCGGGCGGTGGCCCAGGCCACCATGGAGGAGGTGCGGGAGAAGGTGGGGCTCCTTCTCCCCGCGAAGCGCCCGGTGTACCGGTGATCCGCCTCGAGTTCCCCGGGTTTTCCGGCGCGCCGCAGGAGTTGCGGGAGGCCCTCAGGCGGGGTCGGGTTTCCCCCAGGGGGCTTCCTGTGCTCCTCATCGTGGAGCAGGCCCTGGCCCAGGTGCCGGAGGACCTCCGCGCCCGGGCGGAGCTTTTGCCCCTTCTGGCCGAACTTCTGGTGCTGAAGCTTGCCCCGGAGAAGGCCCTCACCCCGAAGGAGGAAGGGGAGGAGGCCCCCATCGTGCGGGTGCTGGTGGACCTTTCCGAAACCGTGGCCTTTTTGGAGGAGCGCCTCCGGCGGCGGGCCCGGCTCCTCCCCGTGGCCCCGCCCCCGGTGCCCAAGCCCGCCCTGCGCCTTTCCCCCAGGGCGCTCAGGGAGGCCGCCCGGCCCTTCCGCAAGGCGGTGCTGGCCCTGCCCCGGGAGGGCTTCGGCCTGCGGGAGGCCTGGGAGCGGCTGAGGCCCTTCCTAAGGGGGCGGGTGGCCTTCCACCGCCTCCCCTTGCGGGGCTGGGGGGAAAGGGCGGTGGGCTTCGCCGCCCTCCTGGAAGCCCACCGCCTGGGCCTGGTGCGGCTATGCCAGGAAGAACCCTTCGGTCCCCTCTGGGTGGAGGCGAAGGGGGCACTGGAGGGGAGGCGGCTGGCGTAGGGGGCTTGGGTGCCGGGGGGCGCTCCTGGGGTCTTGGCGTTTTGTAGAATGGGGGCGGTGCGCCTCGAGGAGGTCCAAAGCAGGCTGGCCCCACACCTGGAGGCGTTGCGGCAGCGCTTCGGGGTGGAAGCCCTTTATCTTTTCGGTTCCACCGCTCGCGGGGAAGCCGGGCCGGGGAGCGATGTGGACTTCCTGGTGCGCTTCGCGCGCCGCCCGGGTTTTCTGGGGTATATGGGCCTGAAGCTTTTTT
Coding sequences within it:
- a CDS encoding chromosome segregation protein ScpA; translation: MIRLEFPGFSGAPQELREALRRGRVSPRGLPVLLIVEQALAQVPEDLRARAELLPLLAELLVLKLAPEKALTPKEEGEEAPIVRVLVDLSETVAFLEERLRRRARLLPVAPPPVPKPALRLSPRALREAARPFRKAVLALPREGFGLREAWERLRPFLRGRVAFHRLPLRGWGERAVGFAALLEAHRLGLVRLCQEEPFGPLWVEAKGALEGRRLA